In one Tripterygium wilfordii isolate XIE 37 chromosome 22, ASM1340144v1, whole genome shotgun sequence genomic region, the following are encoded:
- the LOC119990381 gene encoding SPX and EXS domain-containing protein 1-like isoform X1, with protein MFGSTVTVPNNSPHLRKSGSRPVVSDLGDELGNGVDEGVLHSVEMNDIWNASTTISTAAIMPSPTFLWRFKVLLFFIWGFICCKIGWDSVMRMSVELRDRFLYEAFLYYNPLLLVTMMVWLWGINLWVFSQSTVNYAKIFDLDQNHLTHREISKNGYGSQVWLKVCYLDDYCCSNKHDSLSLSLFSWGSVIGCISTSVLLYCAVAMILIFPFDIFYLSSRYYFLRTLWRIVLPLQAITFSDFFVADILTSMAKVFSDLERSACRMVHRQVATIAWFEADSVCGSHSVAIPLVLVLPYLFRLFQCLRQYKDMKEKTSLFNAFKYSTAVPVIFLSALKYHVLPEKWTNFYRPLWLLSSVLNSLYSFYWDVTRDWDLSGFTRIFKFNKPHLCTYLLYGRKWVYFWVIGSNLILRCTWTYKLSAHLRHNYLTVFTIAALEILRRFQWVFFRVENEWIKMSSKSNIQLSSTETSSEEAELLSNDHNV; from the exons ATGTTTGGAAGTACTGTGACAGTTCCTAACAATAGTCCGCATTTGAGGAAGTCTGGAAGCAGACCGGTAGTCTCTGACCTTG GTGATGAGCTGGGTAATGGTGTAGATGAGGGTGTCTTACATTCTGTAGAGATGAATGATATTTGGAATGCAAGCACAACTATTAGTACTGCTGCAATCATGCCATCTCCTACATTCTTATGGAGATTTAAG GTACTATTGTTCTTTATCTGGGGCTTCATTTGCTGCAAG ATTGGGTGGGATTCTGTTATGAGAATGAGTGTGGAGTTGAGAGATCGTTTCCTATATGAGGCATTTTTGTATTACAATCCTCTTCTTCTTGTG ACGATGATGGTTTGGCTTTGGGGAATCAATTTATGGGTTTTTTCCCAGTCAACTGTTAACTATGCGAAGATCTTCGACCTTGATCAAAATCATCTAACTCATAGAGAAATATCGAAG AATGGATATGGTTCACAAGTTTGGTTGAAAG TGTGCTACCTGGATGACTATTGTTGTTCCAACAAGCATGACAGCTTATCTTTATCTTTATTCTCATGGGGAAGTGTCATTGGCTGCATCTCAACCAGT GTGCTTTTATACTGTGCTGTTGCAATGATTTTGATATTcccttttgatattttttatttgtcatCCCGCTACTATTTCTTAAGGACTCTTTGGCGGATAGTTCTCCCGCTACAG GCAATAACATTTTCTGACTTCTTTGTGGCTGATATTCTAACATCCATGGCAAAG GTGTTTTCTGATTTGGAGCGATCAGCATGTAGAATGGTGCATCGGCAG GTTGCTACCATTGCATGGTTCGAAGCTGATTCTGTTTGTGGAAGTCATTCGGTTGCCATCCCTTTAGTTCTTGTTTTGCCCTACCTTTTTCGCTTGTTCCAATGCCTCCGTCAATACAAGGATATGAAGGAGAAAACATCCCTTTTTAATG CCTTCAAATATTCAACTGCAGTCCCAGTTATTTTTCTGTCAGCCCTTAAATACCACGTCCTTCCTGAAAAATGGACAAACTTTTATCGACCTCTCTGGCTTCTTTCTAGTGTTCTGAACTCACTGTATTCATTCTACTGGGATGTGACACGAGATTGGGACTTGAG TGGCTTCACTCGGATTTTCAAATTCAACAAGCCTCACCTGTGCACATACCTTCTATATGGACGAAAATGG GTCTACTTTTGGGTGATCGGGAGCAATTTGATCCTCCGTTGCACATGGACATACAAGCTATCTGCCCATCTCCGCCATAATTACCTAACTGTTTTTACGATTGCCGCCTTGGAGATTCTTCGACGCTTCCAATGGGTCTTCTTTCGTGTTGAAAACGAGTGGATTAAAATGAGCTCAAAGTCCAATATTCAGCTGTCTTCTACTGAGACTTCCAGTGAGGAAGCCGAATTACTTTCAAACGATCACAACGTATAG
- the LOC119990381 gene encoding SPX and EXS domain-containing protein 1-like isoform X2, whose product MFGSTVTVPNNSPHLRKSGSRPVVSDLGDELGNGVDEGVLHSVEMNDIWNASTTISTAAIMPSPTFLWRFKVLLFFIWGFICCKIGWDSVMRMSVELRDRFLYEAFLYYNPLLLVTMMVWLWGINLWVFSQSTVNYAKIFDLDQNHLTHREISKCATWMTIVVPTSMTAYLYLYSHGEVSLAASQPVLLYCAVAMILIFPFDIFYLSSRYYFLRTLWRIVLPLQAITFSDFFVADILTSMAKVFSDLERSACRMVHRQVATIAWFEADSVCGSHSVAIPLVLVLPYLFRLFQCLRQYKDMKEKTSLFNAFKYSTAVPVIFLSALKYHVLPEKWTNFYRPLWLLSSVLNSLYSFYWDVTRDWDLSGFTRIFKFNKPHLCTYLLYGRKWVYFWVIGSNLILRCTWTYKLSAHLRHNYLTVFTIAALEILRRFQWVFFRVENEWIKMSSKSNIQLSSTETSSEEAELLSNDHNV is encoded by the exons ATGTTTGGAAGTACTGTGACAGTTCCTAACAATAGTCCGCATTTGAGGAAGTCTGGAAGCAGACCGGTAGTCTCTGACCTTG GTGATGAGCTGGGTAATGGTGTAGATGAGGGTGTCTTACATTCTGTAGAGATGAATGATATTTGGAATGCAAGCACAACTATTAGTACTGCTGCAATCATGCCATCTCCTACATTCTTATGGAGATTTAAG GTACTATTGTTCTTTATCTGGGGCTTCATTTGCTGCAAG ATTGGGTGGGATTCTGTTATGAGAATGAGTGTGGAGTTGAGAGATCGTTTCCTATATGAGGCATTTTTGTATTACAATCCTCTTCTTCTTGTG ACGATGATGGTTTGGCTTTGGGGAATCAATTTATGGGTTTTTTCCCAGTCAACTGTTAACTATGCGAAGATCTTCGACCTTGATCAAAATCATCTAACTCATAGAGAAATATCGAAG TGTGCTACCTGGATGACTATTGTTGTTCCAACAAGCATGACAGCTTATCTTTATCTTTATTCTCATGGGGAAGTGTCATTGGCTGCATCTCAACCA GTGCTTTTATACTGTGCTGTTGCAATGATTTTGATATTcccttttgatattttttatttgtcatCCCGCTACTATTTCTTAAGGACTCTTTGGCGGATAGTTCTCCCGCTACAG GCAATAACATTTTCTGACTTCTTTGTGGCTGATATTCTAACATCCATGGCAAAG GTGTTTTCTGATTTGGAGCGATCAGCATGTAGAATGGTGCATCGGCAG GTTGCTACCATTGCATGGTTCGAAGCTGATTCTGTTTGTGGAAGTCATTCGGTTGCCATCCCTTTAGTTCTTGTTTTGCCCTACCTTTTTCGCTTGTTCCAATGCCTCCGTCAATACAAGGATATGAAGGAGAAAACATCCCTTTTTAATG CCTTCAAATATTCAACTGCAGTCCCAGTTATTTTTCTGTCAGCCCTTAAATACCACGTCCTTCCTGAAAAATGGACAAACTTTTATCGACCTCTCTGGCTTCTTTCTAGTGTTCTGAACTCACTGTATTCATTCTACTGGGATGTGACACGAGATTGGGACTTGAG TGGCTTCACTCGGATTTTCAAATTCAACAAGCCTCACCTGTGCACATACCTTCTATATGGACGAAAATGG GTCTACTTTTGGGTGATCGGGAGCAATTTGATCCTCCGTTGCACATGGACATACAAGCTATCTGCCCATCTCCGCCATAATTACCTAACTGTTTTTACGATTGCCGCCTTGGAGATTCTTCGACGCTTCCAATGGGTCTTCTTTCGTGTTGAAAACGAGTGGATTAAAATGAGCTCAAAGTCCAATATTCAGCTGTCTTCTACTGAGACTTCCAGTGAGGAAGCCGAATTACTTTCAAACGATCACAACGTATAG
- the LOC119990381 gene encoding SPX and EXS domain-containing protein 1-like isoform X3, whose product MNDIWNASTTISTAAIMPSPTFLWRFKVLLFFIWGFICCKIGWDSVMRMSVELRDRFLYEAFLYYNPLLLVTMMVWLWGINLWVFSQSTVNYAKIFDLDQNHLTHREISKNGYGSQVWLKVCYLDDYCCSNKHDSLSLSLFSWGSVIGCISTSVLLYCAVAMILIFPFDIFYLSSRYYFLRTLWRIVLPLQAITFSDFFVADILTSMAKVFSDLERSACRMVHRQVATIAWFEADSVCGSHSVAIPLVLVLPYLFRLFQCLRQYKDMKEKTSLFNAFKYSTAVPVIFLSALKYHVLPEKWTNFYRPLWLLSSVLNSLYSFYWDVTRDWDLSGFTRIFKFNKPHLCTYLLYGRKWVYFWVIGSNLILRCTWTYKLSAHLRHNYLTVFTIAALEILRRFQWVFFRVENEWIKMSSKSNIQLSSTETSSEEAELLSNDHNV is encoded by the exons ATGAATGATATTTGGAATGCAAGCACAACTATTAGTACTGCTGCAATCATGCCATCTCCTACATTCTTATGGAGATTTAAG GTACTATTGTTCTTTATCTGGGGCTTCATTTGCTGCAAG ATTGGGTGGGATTCTGTTATGAGAATGAGTGTGGAGTTGAGAGATCGTTTCCTATATGAGGCATTTTTGTATTACAATCCTCTTCTTCTTGTG ACGATGATGGTTTGGCTTTGGGGAATCAATTTATGGGTTTTTTCCCAGTCAACTGTTAACTATGCGAAGATCTTCGACCTTGATCAAAATCATCTAACTCATAGAGAAATATCGAAG AATGGATATGGTTCACAAGTTTGGTTGAAAG TGTGCTACCTGGATGACTATTGTTGTTCCAACAAGCATGACAGCTTATCTTTATCTTTATTCTCATGGGGAAGTGTCATTGGCTGCATCTCAACCAGT GTGCTTTTATACTGTGCTGTTGCAATGATTTTGATATTcccttttgatattttttatttgtcatCCCGCTACTATTTCTTAAGGACTCTTTGGCGGATAGTTCTCCCGCTACAG GCAATAACATTTTCTGACTTCTTTGTGGCTGATATTCTAACATCCATGGCAAAG GTGTTTTCTGATTTGGAGCGATCAGCATGTAGAATGGTGCATCGGCAG GTTGCTACCATTGCATGGTTCGAAGCTGATTCTGTTTGTGGAAGTCATTCGGTTGCCATCCCTTTAGTTCTTGTTTTGCCCTACCTTTTTCGCTTGTTCCAATGCCTCCGTCAATACAAGGATATGAAGGAGAAAACATCCCTTTTTAATG CCTTCAAATATTCAACTGCAGTCCCAGTTATTTTTCTGTCAGCCCTTAAATACCACGTCCTTCCTGAAAAATGGACAAACTTTTATCGACCTCTCTGGCTTCTTTCTAGTGTTCTGAACTCACTGTATTCATTCTACTGGGATGTGACACGAGATTGGGACTTGAG TGGCTTCACTCGGATTTTCAAATTCAACAAGCCTCACCTGTGCACATACCTTCTATATGGACGAAAATGG GTCTACTTTTGGGTGATCGGGAGCAATTTGATCCTCCGTTGCACATGGACATACAAGCTATCTGCCCATCTCCGCCATAATTACCTAACTGTTTTTACGATTGCCGCCTTGGAGATTCTTCGACGCTTCCAATGGGTCTTCTTTCGTGTTGAAAACGAGTGGATTAAAATGAGCTCAAAGTCCAATATTCAGCTGTCTTCTACTGAGACTTCCAGTGAGGAAGCCGAATTACTTTCAAACGATCACAACGTATAG
- the LOC119992122 gene encoding peroxisome biogenesis protein 22-like — protein sequence MLTHTSFFSEETGFSLYGRTKNLNPAPLVPFARSEILISSGTAMAESSKEDLFQLIKRFRAYLSVRMSSIFPISLLNMDPRSVGAVTGLALAIVFTWRLLRSPSEPQRRQPKHQAPSTSSSVVGVQSTATSGPSGVPPQSEYLRAQNVVDEFFQTVKPTLGQIVRQRLSEGRKVTCRLVGVILEESSPEELQKQATVRSSVLEVLLEITKFCDLYLMERVLDDDSERNVLLALENAGVFTSGGLIKDKVLFCSTEIGRTSFVRQLEPDWHIDTNPEIVTQLARFIKYQLHVSPTRPERHASNVFSSTSLELFFGSL from the exons ATGTTGACGCACACGAGCTTTTTCTCGGAAGAGACCGGATTTTCCCTATATGGAAGAACTAAGAATCTGAATCCAGCCCCTTTGGTTCCTTTTGCACGATCCGAAATTCTAATTTCATCTGGTACGGCCATGGCGGAATCATCGAAGGAAGACCTGTTCCAGTTGATCAAACGGTTCAGGGCTTATCTCTCTGTGAGAATGTCCAGTATCTTCCCGATCTCTCTCCTGAACATG GACCCACGATCTGTTGGGGCTGTCACGGGCCTTGCTCTCGCAATAGTGTTCACATGGAGGCTCTTGAGGTCACCTAGTGAGCCTCAGAGAAGGCAACCAAAACACCAAGCACCTTCTACTAGTAGTTCTGTTGTAGGTGTTCAATCAACTGCAACATCAGGACCTTCTGGAGTTCCACCACAATCAGAGtatctaagagcacaaaatgttGTTGATGAGTTCTTCCAAACTGTAAAA CCAACATTGGGGCAAATCGTTAGGCAGAGATTGAGCGAAGGAAGAAAG GTAACTTGTCGCTTGGTTGGAGTAATTCTTGAAGAAAGTAGTCCAGAAGAGCTTCAG AAACAAGCAACTGTGAGGTCCTCAGTGTTGGAAGTTCTGTTGGAAATCACGAAGTTTTGTGATCTTTATCTTATGGAAAGAGTTCTTGATGATGACAGTGAA AGAAATGTTCTTTTGGCTTTGGAAAATGCGGGAGTATTCACATCCGGTGGTTTGATCAAAGACAAG GTTCTCTTTTGTAGTACAGAGATTGGACGCACGTCTTTTGTTCGCCAATTGGAACCAGATTGGCATATCGACACGAATCCTGAAATCGTCACACAGTTAGCT AGGTTCATCAAATATCAGCTTCACGTCTCTCCTACCAGACCAGAAAGACATGCATCTAACGTGTTCAGCTCTACATCATTGGAACTGTTCTTTGGATCCCTTTGA
- the LOC119992120 gene encoding zinc finger CCCH domain-containing protein 13-like isoform X3, with translation MVERKLYKTKLCALYQRGRCNRQSCSFAHGDAELRRYLGSYHGRHGYQGRDLRDRLDRRISPRRRYSQGRDARGRQTFHGHSPSSSLKRKSDKRSSKKQCLDGHSEFSESLQISDGADKSVKKGKTASSESKVVLKEQLKKVETEIQMFDQQKIQLGVLMEEKVQEAESLTSRILELDTQLSKEKEECRRVTSQIKKFVKAHNRYSQVQDELKRSQLRLQKFGDQLGSDIGRDGGNEEDSNVNIISDEEPNDYHLRGQQKVIRHNSSPNRKRLHVNQDTAEESRQVDVVNNESGGDRYPSKDSRRRKRGKNVPIGTPFADKVKGPGSGGLLPATSMAAHVVDDVAEFEEDERIEVVESASMGEEKSFMKNGGFKNISRGIDKGVMHADVRMPFLLPPPPPLPRYSHSQYKDEDENVDVEVVEEEVEII, from the exons ATGGTGGAACGGAAACTGTACAAAACGAAGCTGTGCGCGCTATATCAGAGAGGTCGCTGCAATCGCCAAAGTTGCTCGTTTGCACATGGAGATGCGGAGCTTCGCAGATATTTAGGCTCCTATCATG GTAGGCATGGTTATCAAGGTCGTGATTTGAGAGATAGGCTTGACAGAAGGATTTCTCCTAGGAGAAGGTATTCTCAAGGGAGAGATGCAAGAGGGCGACAGACATTTCATG GACATAGTCCTTCCAGTTCCCTTAAAAGAAAgag TGACAAGAGAAGCAGTAAGAAACAGTGTTTGGACGGCCATAGTGAATTTTCTGAAAGTTTACAAATCTCAGATGGGGCTGATAAAAGTGTTAAGAAAGGAAAAACTGCATCATCTGAGTCCAAAGTTGTTCTTAAAGAGCAG TTAAAGAAAGTGGAAACAGAGATTCAAATGTTTGATCAGCAAAAAATTCAATTGGGG GTCTTAATGGAAGAGAAAGTTCAAGAAGCAGAGAGTCTTACTTCGAGAATTTTGGAGCTTGATACCCAGTTGTCCAAAGAGAAAGAGGAATGCAGAAG GGTTACTTCACAAATCAAGAAGTTTGTCAAAGCACATAATCGTTATTCGCAAGTTCAGGATGAACTAAAGAG ATCCCAACTGCGGCTTCAGAAGTTTGGAGATCAGTTGGGTTCAGATATCGGTAGAGATGGTGGCAATGAAGAAGATTCGAACGTGAATATCATAAGTGATGAGGAACCTAATGATTATCATTTAAGAGGCCAACAGAAGGTGATTCGACACAATTCCTCACCGAACAGGAAAAGACTCCATGTCAATCAAGACACTGCAGAAGAATCCAGACAAG TTGATGTGGTAAACAATGAAAGTGGTGGTGATCGGTATCCATCAAAGGACAGCAGGAGGCGAAAGAGAGGAAAGAATGTTCCAATTGGTACCCCTTTCGCAGATAAG GTGAAGGGTCCTGGTTCAGGGGGTTTGTTACCAGCAACCAGCATGGCTGCTCATGTGGTTGATGACGTAGCTGAAtttgaagaagatgagagaaTTGAGGTAGTTGAATCTGCTTCTATGGGAGAGGAGAAATCGTTCATGAAGAATGGTGGTTTTAAAAATATATCGAGAGGAATTGATAAAGGAGTTATGCATGCAGATGTACGCATGCCTTTTTTACTTCCACCGCCGCCGCCTCTCCCCCGATATAGTCATTCACAG TACAAGGATGAAGATGAGAATGTAGATGTGGAGGTTGTGGAAGAAGAGGTGGAAATCATTTGA
- the LOC119992120 gene encoding zinc finger CCCH domain-containing protein 13-like isoform X1, with product MVERKLYKTKLCALYQRGRCNRQSCSFAHGDAELRRYLGSYHGRHGYQGRDLRDRLDRRISPRRRYSQGRDARGRQTFHGHSPSSSLKRKSDKRSSKKQCLDGHSEFSESLQISDGADKSVKKGKTASSESKVVLKEQLKKVETEIQMFDQQKIQLGVLMEEKVQEAESLTSRILELDTQLSKEKEECRRVTSQIKKFVKAHNRYSQVQDELKRSQLRLQKFGDQLGSDIGRDGGNEEDSNVNIISDEEPNDYHLRGQQKVIRHNSSPNRKRLHVNQDTAEESRQAKNGRNVDETIRSEKFLWSNIWTAQLNVDNVVDVVNNESGGDRYPSKDSRRRKRGKNVPIGTPFADKVKGPGSGGLLPATSMAAHVVDDVAEFEEDERIEVVESASMGEEKSFMKNGGFKNISRGIDKGVMHADVRMPFLLPPPPPLPRYSHSQYKDEDENVDVEVVEEEVEII from the exons ATGGTGGAACGGAAACTGTACAAAACGAAGCTGTGCGCGCTATATCAGAGAGGTCGCTGCAATCGCCAAAGTTGCTCGTTTGCACATGGAGATGCGGAGCTTCGCAGATATTTAGGCTCCTATCATG GTAGGCATGGTTATCAAGGTCGTGATTTGAGAGATAGGCTTGACAGAAGGATTTCTCCTAGGAGAAGGTATTCTCAAGGGAGAGATGCAAGAGGGCGACAGACATTTCATG GACATAGTCCTTCCAGTTCCCTTAAAAGAAAgag TGACAAGAGAAGCAGTAAGAAACAGTGTTTGGACGGCCATAGTGAATTTTCTGAAAGTTTACAAATCTCAGATGGGGCTGATAAAAGTGTTAAGAAAGGAAAAACTGCATCATCTGAGTCCAAAGTTGTTCTTAAAGAGCAG TTAAAGAAAGTGGAAACAGAGATTCAAATGTTTGATCAGCAAAAAATTCAATTGGGG GTCTTAATGGAAGAGAAAGTTCAAGAAGCAGAGAGTCTTACTTCGAGAATTTTGGAGCTTGATACCCAGTTGTCCAAAGAGAAAGAGGAATGCAGAAG GGTTACTTCACAAATCAAGAAGTTTGTCAAAGCACATAATCGTTATTCGCAAGTTCAGGATGAACTAAAGAG ATCCCAACTGCGGCTTCAGAAGTTTGGAGATCAGTTGGGTTCAGATATCGGTAGAGATGGTGGCAATGAAGAAGATTCGAACGTGAATATCATAAGTGATGAGGAACCTAATGATTATCATTTAAGAGGCCAACAGAAGGTGATTCGACACAATTCCTCACCGAACAGGAAAAGACTCCATGTCAATCAAGACACTGCAGAAGAATCCAGACAAG CCAAAAATGGCAGAAATGTTGACGAAACTATCAGATCAGAGAAATTTTTGTGGTCTAACATATGGACGGCTCAATTAAATGTTGACAATGTAGTTGATGTGGTAAACAATGAAAGTGGTGGTGATCGGTATCCATCAAAGGACAGCAGGAGGCGAAAGAGAGGAAAGAATGTTCCAATTGGTACCCCTTTCGCAGATAAG GTGAAGGGTCCTGGTTCAGGGGGTTTGTTACCAGCAACCAGCATGGCTGCTCATGTGGTTGATGACGTAGCTGAAtttgaagaagatgagagaaTTGAGGTAGTTGAATCTGCTTCTATGGGAGAGGAGAAATCGTTCATGAAGAATGGTGGTTTTAAAAATATATCGAGAGGAATTGATAAAGGAGTTATGCATGCAGATGTACGCATGCCTTTTTTACTTCCACCGCCGCCGCCTCTCCCCCGATATAGTCATTCACAG TACAAGGATGAAGATGAGAATGTAGATGTGGAGGTTGTGGAAGAAGAGGTGGAAATCATTTGA
- the LOC119992120 gene encoding zinc finger CCCH domain-containing protein 13-like isoform X2, which translates to MTIQVYSKSFSYLCAGRHGYQGRDLRDRLDRRISPRRRYSQGRDARGRQTFHGHSPSSSLKRKSDKRSSKKQCLDGHSEFSESLQISDGADKSVKKGKTASSESKVVLKEQLKKVETEIQMFDQQKIQLGVLMEEKVQEAESLTSRILELDTQLSKEKEECRRVTSQIKKFVKAHNRYSQVQDELKRSQLRLQKFGDQLGSDIGRDGGNEEDSNVNIISDEEPNDYHLRGQQKVIRHNSSPNRKRLHVNQDTAEESRQAKNGRNVDETIRSEKFLWSNIWTAQLNVDNVVDVVNNESGGDRYPSKDSRRRKRGKNVPIGTPFADKVKGPGSGGLLPATSMAAHVVDDVAEFEEDERIEVVESASMGEEKSFMKNGGFKNISRGIDKGVMHADVRMPFLLPPPPPLPRYSHSQYKDEDENVDVEVVEEEVEII; encoded by the exons ATGACTATTCAGGTGTActcgaaatctttttcttatctttgTGCAGGTAGGCATGGTTATCAAGGTCGTGATTTGAGAGATAGGCTTGACAGAAGGATTTCTCCTAGGAGAAGGTATTCTCAAGGGAGAGATGCAAGAGGGCGACAGACATTTCATG GACATAGTCCTTCCAGTTCCCTTAAAAGAAAgag TGACAAGAGAAGCAGTAAGAAACAGTGTTTGGACGGCCATAGTGAATTTTCTGAAAGTTTACAAATCTCAGATGGGGCTGATAAAAGTGTTAAGAAAGGAAAAACTGCATCATCTGAGTCCAAAGTTGTTCTTAAAGAGCAG TTAAAGAAAGTGGAAACAGAGATTCAAATGTTTGATCAGCAAAAAATTCAATTGGGG GTCTTAATGGAAGAGAAAGTTCAAGAAGCAGAGAGTCTTACTTCGAGAATTTTGGAGCTTGATACCCAGTTGTCCAAAGAGAAAGAGGAATGCAGAAG GGTTACTTCACAAATCAAGAAGTTTGTCAAAGCACATAATCGTTATTCGCAAGTTCAGGATGAACTAAAGAG ATCCCAACTGCGGCTTCAGAAGTTTGGAGATCAGTTGGGTTCAGATATCGGTAGAGATGGTGGCAATGAAGAAGATTCGAACGTGAATATCATAAGTGATGAGGAACCTAATGATTATCATTTAAGAGGCCAACAGAAGGTGATTCGACACAATTCCTCACCGAACAGGAAAAGACTCCATGTCAATCAAGACACTGCAGAAGAATCCAGACAAG CCAAAAATGGCAGAAATGTTGACGAAACTATCAGATCAGAGAAATTTTTGTGGTCTAACATATGGACGGCTCAATTAAATGTTGACAATGTAGTTGATGTGGTAAACAATGAAAGTGGTGGTGATCGGTATCCATCAAAGGACAGCAGGAGGCGAAAGAGAGGAAAGAATGTTCCAATTGGTACCCCTTTCGCAGATAAG GTGAAGGGTCCTGGTTCAGGGGGTTTGTTACCAGCAACCAGCATGGCTGCTCATGTGGTTGATGACGTAGCTGAAtttgaagaagatgagagaaTTGAGGTAGTTGAATCTGCTTCTATGGGAGAGGAGAAATCGTTCATGAAGAATGGTGGTTTTAAAAATATATCGAGAGGAATTGATAAAGGAGTTATGCATGCAGATGTACGCATGCCTTTTTTACTTCCACCGCCGCCGCCTCTCCCCCGATATAGTCATTCACAG TACAAGGATGAAGATGAGAATGTAGATGTGGAGGTTGTGGAAGAAGAGGTGGAAATCATTTGA